The sequence below is a genomic window from Lolium perenne isolate Kyuss_39 chromosome 4, Kyuss_2.0, whole genome shotgun sequence.
ATATTAATCCAGACATACACTACGTACGCTGGCAGTGCATAAATACGGTATACAGAGCAAACTCTGGATAGATTCTCCTCAAACGGAGAGAAATGAACAATCAAACACTGATACAATGGTGGCCGGCCACGGCCCAAACGGAGGGCTGGCTCTAGTGCTCGTACTCCTCTCGATCTCTCACGGGGAGATCGGAGCTTTTATTCAGTATAAATAATATATTCTAGGTGTAAACGTTTGTGACGCCGGCTCGGAGTAGCGGATATCATCAGTTGATGCTGTTGCAGTTGACGGAGGTGCTGATGGCGTAGGGGATGCTGACGCCACATTTGGAGGGGATGCTGGCGGCGTTACCGGCCTTGATCCCGCTAATGCTGCCGACCAATTTCTTGAGGCAGTTGCAGGCGGCACGCTTGTCGGCGGTGCTCTTGGCGGAGTTGGCGAGGCTCTTGACGCCGCTGCAGCAGCCCGCGGACGGGGAGGCGCCGCCTTTAGCGTAGGCCATGCAGGGGCTCAAGGCAGAGCTCACCTGACCACAGGAGATGGCGGCGTTGGCGGCGTAAGGCGCCGAGAGGAGCATCGCCGCCACAATGGCGACCACCACGATCTGGGCTGCCGCAGAGCGGGCCATCTCCTACGTTGAGCTAGTGGTGAGCTGGGTGTGGCTGGAGATGAGGTAGCTAGATTTGCTAGATGGAGCAAGTGATGGTGGGTGAGGAGGATACGAGGGAAACGCAGGGGCTTAAATAGGGGATCCGAGTGAGAACAGGAAGACGAGGTCGATGGCGTCGTCTACTGGCGTAGCAAGCAtatcgtcgtcgtcggtgagcccTAGCTAATCCATGGGACCGGATTAAGTGCATCGATCCGGCAGTGGTTGGATGCTGGAACAGAATACAAATATGCGGATCTATTTCTCCACTACGCTAAAACATTTTACATACTTCAAAATGGGCTAGATAAGACCAAAATAAGTGAACTTACGCTGCTTACGCACCAACACGCGCTTAGAATATCTTATATTCTCTCCGTTTCACGAAGATTGTCTAagatttgttaaaatttggataatttagacaaatctcagacaacctTCCGTGTGTTTGGATGCAGGGAAATAGACTGAGAAATAGGGAATTGGAATTCGGACAATCAATTCTGTTGTTTGGATGGGAATGGAATTAGAGCGTGGAAAGGGAGGCAAATTCCAGCCCCCACCCGCCCGGAGCTTTTTCTTCAGTGGCCAATTCGGAGGTCTGGCCCTCCGTATCTTCCTGGAATTGCCTCCCGAAGCGGTACACATCATTCTTTGTCTAGCCCCGAGCAAAACAGGAACCAAACAGAGGTGTGCCGCTGAGCCGTGAGTGCACCCTTCTAGGAATAAGTCGCCGGCCACCGCCGTCCTCAGTGCCCTCCTCCCGACATCATCTCTGCCCTCGTCGGCCCTCCTCCCCGCCCTCCATCCTCGTTCTCCCTTATCCCCACGATCTGCCCAACCCCTAGGTCGTGGAAGATCGCTGGCGAATTGGGGGCCGGTGCGGAATGCTCGCCGATGGCGATAGGGCTAGCACCGGTGGCCCTCGCTCCGCCAGTCTATCCCCTGGCAGTCACCACGCTGGCCTGCCCCTGCCATGCACCCGA
It includes:
- the LOC127294378 gene encoding non-specific lipid-transfer protein 2B; amino-acid sequence: MARSAAAQIVVVAIVAAMLLSAPYAANAAISCGQVSSALSPCMAYAKGGASPSAGCCSGVKSLANSAKSTADKRAACNCLKKLVGSISGIKAGNAASIPSKCGVSIPYAISTSVNCNSIN